From the genome of Chloroflexota bacterium:
TCGGTTGTCGACATCTGCTGTGGCCTCCGGGACGGCGCTCCGCCGGCGAGAATCAGAACGACCTTTCGTCACTCGGGACGAAAGGTCGAGCCTTCCGCGGTGCCACCCTCATTCGGCCAAGCCGCACTCTCGTGACCGACGGGTCCGGAACGTCCCGGCCGATCGGCGCTGCCCGCTATCGCTGGCGCTCTGCGCCGGAGCCTACTGGCGTCGGTCGCCGCATCGGCGTCCGATCACGTTCGGTCCGGAGGCTCCCGGGTCCATTCGCCGCCGCCGTCGTCCCGGTTTCCACCAGCCACCGGGTCTCTCTGCCGACGCTCGACGGGTACTCGTCCCGTTCATCGCCCGTTCTTCGTGATGTAGGCGGGACTCTACGCGTGCCGCTATCGCAGCGTCAAGCGCCGGGCGGGCGCCCGGGGCGCGGCGCAAGGGCGGGCCCGGCGCGTGGGCGTGGGCGGGGCGGAGTCTCAGATGATCATCGGAGGAACGTACGGGAGCGAGTCGGCCCCTCCCCGACCCCTCGCCGGCCGCGGACGCGGCCGATCCGTGCGTGGGCGAGCTCGGGATGGAGTCCACGACCGGTCAAGCCGACGGAAACGGACTCGAACGTTCCCAGCGTGACCATCTGAGATATCCCTGGGGAGACGCCGGGGTGTGCCGGGGTGCGTCCAGCCATCGCCACAGGCTACCCGACGCCACCGACTGGGTGGCGCGTTCGAGGTCGACGGCGATCACGGCGCTGACGCCGATGCGTGGCGTCGCGGCCCGGTCGCTCAAGCCCGGCGATCGCGTGGCCAGATGCACGCCGAGCGAGCGTTCGGTCGACCTTCGGCACCCGCCCGGCCGGACGCGCTCGTCGGCGCGGTCGCATGCGTGCGTGGCTGATGGCCCGAGGACCCGCGACGGGCCCGATCCGACGCCCACGCCGAGCACCGATCCCACCTTACGTTCGTGGGACGTGCGTCTGGCCAGTCTGCGGTGGGTCGCAGGTCGGGGTGGGCCGCGTCCGGATCAGGCTGACGCGCCATCGGGACTGGCGGAGGGGGTGGGATTCGAACCCACGAGGCTTTCGCCCGACGGTTTTCAAGACCGTTGCCTTCAACCACTCGGCCACCCCTCCCGGATGGAGTCCTCTCGACACTGTAGCGGTTCGATGGCGTCGACTGGGCACGGGCCGAGCCACGCGTCGTGCGCGTGCGGCCATGTCGCTGAGCGGACGAAGAGCGGCGAGGTCCGGTGACGAGAGACACCACAAATACTTGTCCCCTTCGTGAGGGTGCCAATAGTCCCTTGTGTTTCGTCCCACCTGATGGTACTTATGGCAGGTGTTGATCCTCCGTCGAGGGTCGTCCACATCCGACCTGATGGCTATGTCCGCTTGGGGGGAGCCGGCCGCGAAGACAGGCGATGGCCACGCACCCGTGTCGTCGAACACACACCGCCGACCACGGGATTCCGGTTTTCGAACCGATGACCAAAGTACCGGGCGCTGTCCCCGATCTCCTTCGCCTGCACGGCGATGGAATGCCCGATGCATCACCCCAGTGCAATCATCTCCGGGAGGTTCTACGTGCTCAAGAAGAAGCTTCCTCGGTTCCTGCTCCTGTTCGGTACCATGGCCGGCATGGCCTCGCTCATCGGCGTCGCGGTCGTCGGCACCGGCGCCTACTTCACCGACTCGGTCGGCGGTCAGATCAGCGGCAACCTCGGGACCGTGGCGGTCGCCGTCAGCGGTCAGAACATCAACTTCGCCAACCTGATGCCAGGCGAGGTCCAGACGCAGGCCGTCACGGTAAAGAACACCGGGACCGGGAACGAGGACATCTACCTCGCCTTCGACAACACCAACAAGGGGTGGAGCGCCGTCAACGACCTCGGCCAGTACGGCAAGTTCGTCATCAACGGCAAGACCTACGACAACCTCAGCAATAAGTACAACTCGACGACCGGCGTCCCGGGCGCGCCGATCTCCGGCGTGTTCATGGGCGGCTCTTGTTCGACCGTCAACCGCGTGCCGGTCAACTTCCTGCCCCACGTCATCCTCCTGGGCACGCTGACCCCGAACCAGACTTGGACGTTCAACATCGCCTTCAACATCATCGCCTGCAAGAGCGACGGCGGCGGCGCCGACCTCTGGTCGTCGATCGCCAACGACTTCAGCCCGCTCCTCACCGGGCCCCTGCCCCTCAACTTCAAGATCGCGGCCTTCCAGCCGGGCGTCAACCCGAACGATCCGTTCAACGGCGCGGGCCAGATCGCCCCGCTGTCGCTGCCGATCACAAACTACGCCCCGGGCATCTACCAGTAAGCGTGGCCTAACCGCCAGTTCGATACGGGTGGGTGGGATACTCCTGCCCACCCGTTCACCAACTCCTGCGAGAACACCATGACCCTCCGGCGAATCCTCACGCTCATGGCCGTCGCGGCGATCGTCGCTGTGATCGGGTTTGCCGCCTATGCCTGGGCCAATGGCGTGCGCTTCTATGCCGTGGAGTCTGGCTCGATGGCGCCCGCCGTGCATGCGGGCGATCTCGTCATCGATCTCCCGACCACGCCGACGTCGACGTATCGGATCGGGGACATCATCACCTTCCATCCGACTCCGGGCACCACCACGACGCACCGCATCGCCGCGCTGGAGGCGGCCGGGATCGTCACACGCGGTGACGCCAATCCGAGCTCGGACGTCGGATACCTCCAGGCGACGAGCATCGTCGGTCGCGTGGCCGCTGTCGTCCCCTTCGGCGGATATGTGGCGGTCTTCTTCCGCCAGCCGGCGGGAGTCGCCGCCCTGCTCCTGTTCCTTGTCGCGGCGGCCTTCCTCTGGCACTTCATCGGAGGTTCCACGCCGCGCGCGGACGAATCCGTCGACGCGGCACGCGAGGCCTCTGCGCCGGCCAGCTCCGAGGAACCGGCGCCCGATGCCTCAACGGCCGGGTCGGACGGCCGGGAGCGCATCGAACCCGCGCGCGACCGTGACACGACGGCGCGCGCGACGTTCAGCAAGGAGAACGCGTGAACCGCAAGCGAGTCATCTCGTATGTCGCGCTCATGGCGGCAATCGCCGGCGCGACTGCCCTCGCCGCGTCTTCGGTGGCAGACACCGGCGCGTACTTCACCGATTCGCACAGTGGCTCGATCGTCGGCACCCTGTCGGTCGCGACCCCGAGTCCCGATCCGAGCGAGAGCGAGAAACCCGATCCGAGCGAGAGCGAGAAACCCAAGCCGACTCCCACGCCGACACCCGCGCCCACGTCCACGCCGACTCCGACGCCCTCGCCGACGCCGACTCCATCGGCGACTCCCACGCCGACCCCGACCCCGACTCCCACTCCCACCCCGACGCCGTCCCCCACCCCGACGCCGAGCCCGAGCCCGAGTTGATGGCGGTTCGGGCGAATCGCGTCCGTCGCGATCCGAGCCGAGCCCGTCGTCAGGCGGGCGGCTCGATGACCGCCGTTCCCATCGCCGCGCGGAGGACCTCCGGGACGACGACCGTCCCGTCCGGCTGCTGGTAGGTCTCGAGGATGCCGGCCACGACGCGGGCGAGGGCGAGGCCGGAGCCGTTGAGGGTGTGGACGAGTTCCGGTCGCGCGCCCGGCGACGGCCGGTGGCGGATCGCCATCCGGCGGGCCTGGTAGTCGCGGAAGTTCGAGCATGAGCTGACCTCGAGCCAGCGTTCCACGCCGGGCGCCCAGATCTCGAGGTCGTATTTCTTGGC
Proteins encoded in this window:
- a CDS encoding signal peptidase I; translated protein: MTLRRILTLMAVAAIVAVIGFAAYAWANGVRFYAVESGSMAPAVHAGDLVIDLPTTPTSTYRIGDIITFHPTPGTTTTHRIAALEAAGIVTRGDANPSSDVGYLQATSIVGRVAAVVPFGGYVAVFFRQPAGVAALLLFLVAAAFLWHFIGGSTPRADESVDAAREASAPASSEEPAPDASTAGSDGRERIEPARDRDTTARATFSKENA